In Glandiceps talaboti chromosome 6, keGlaTala1.1, whole genome shotgun sequence, one DNA window encodes the following:
- the LOC144437030 gene encoding uncharacterized protein LOC144437030 produces MTDAAKEWQKPAKWCMIQGRFLTALIMPRGCPCFAPQVEEIKELDFRHCNLMFVPEEIYEFEKSLEELYVDSNNIKDLPRPLFHCQNLRKLGASDNELCVLPPAIASLVSLEELDISKNGIVELPDNIKCCKNLNMVELSVNPIGKLPDGFTQLLNLTHLYLNDTFLDYLPANFGRLTKLKILEIRENHLKSLPKSMNRLTELERLDLGNNYFDDLPEVVGTLKNLTELWVDSNSLSKLPPFIGKLSKLQYFDGCKNKIKDLPTEMNGLESLTDLHLSTNNLRSLPESLGKLSKLSTLKVDDNQLLKLPETIGGMRAMEELILNMNDLQELPPSIGFLRNMRHLNVDDNLLLDLPSELGSCSNIRLLSLRGNKLEVLPDELGRVSHLTVVNLSNNRIKYLPFSFTKLKKLQALWLSDNQSKPLIPLQTDWDEYYQHRVLTCFMFPQQPRIHDDDIYFSDGESFHPSLWEEERRTKTQIMFDVRESDSEVGRSKNKHNFKRTPTPYPKEAYKTRKYVQANGDVRDTVNGHAINRSSGYSGESHHKVGSRDMSLGPDIKIREAKVTKPGKPASSPLHDRHYLFKADKEKRAKDKARIRRNSRDSTGTDVDSDSSPSRSLMSSPNSSPTRKPDVMINSVLNSQNTKEDMELMVAPKQPTVTAPPLRDSPSPDSGKGSPGERSPLTSTSPMDSSPVRTMPDGSPVRSLPDGSSTKSPTSPTKVLPPPSGSPAKVPVIFEENVPSMLPTAKSSPSKLTDKSPSNVLPPPPGSPSKVLPSYHETVAKKQESPKKTSEPASVQKIRNTKSDSLERVERPSREDMPERPQTLDIVNRNSLSNEKIQHDKHIHDLRIENNARTNIENYGSYSRTSTPERTILGESDGRTPDSPDVQMNSYAETYLKDKPLPNYPDRKMGMKPFPPPGYHTIDGKRSSPSPRTRTSGYASDTRSGYGSDRERSGYSPRYPGYVERDRSGYLSDRERTGYYSDRERTGYYSDRDRSGYQSDRERIAYYNSIREKDSPGYYSDREGRSGYYSDRDKRSGYMSDMDRPVYRPPQNGSPYAQNSPQQRAPIRNYGQILNRLDNVNMRARSPQPASPLARREDGSEHRPIPSYEQAMRTRQNSPGDWRQPGIGHGDRHKNPVGYASDNELMYQDMSRQSSPSRLQEAQAYKNDLRLRMMKQRHLLDVDDMPSEPGSDDVFTSPYRTEQLPMFIRSPQQQRYPGEGSPKPGRRQPPSPPLRTTPIRPQPYFGELSPRLSPRNSPRSSPRNSPRLRSKQIHLRTLEFVIAKNPGLGFSIAGGLGSQGNPYRPNDMGIFVTKIQPEGPAAGLIFPGDKILEVNGIDFTDVAHQEAVAILKTSNPVALLINREDR; encoded by the exons GTATTGTGGAACTGCCAGACAATATCAAATGCTGTAAAAACTTGAACATGGTGGAACTTAGTGTGAATCCTATAGGAAA ATTACCTGATGGTTTCACACAACTACTAAATTTAACGCATCTGTACCTCAATGACACATTCCTGGATTATTTACCTGCTAACTTTGGAAGACTTACCAAACTAAAAATTCTAGAAATCAGAGAGAATCATCTCAAATCACTGCCAAA ATCAATGAACAGATTGACTGAATTAGAAAGACTAGATTTAGGGAATAATTATTTTGATGATCTG CCTGAAGTTGTCGGTACATTGAAAAATTTGACAGAGCTTTGGGTTGATTCAAATTCTCTGAGTAAACTACCTCCC TTTATTGGTAAGTTAAGTAAACTGCAGTACTTTGATGGTTGTAAGAATAAAATTAAAGATTTGCCTACCGAGATGAATGGCTTGGAGTCTTTAACTGATTTACATCTTTCAACAAATAATCTCAGATCCCTTCCAGAAAGTCTAG gTAAATTGAGCAAACTGAGCACATTAAAAGTTGACGACAACCAGCTACTAAAGTTACCAGAAACTATCGGTGGTATGAGAGCAATGGAAGAACTAATACTGAATATGAACGACCTACAAGAACTTCCACCAAGTATTGGTTTCCTTAGAAACATGAGACATCTCAATGTAGATGATAATCTACTCCTTGATCTTCCTTCAGAG CTGGGTAGCTGTTCCAACATCCGTCTCCTATCCCTGCGTGGGAATAAACTAGAAGTTTTGCCAGATGAGCTTGGCCGAGTTTCCCACCTGACTGTTGtgaatctaagcaataatagaATCAAATATCTACCGTTTAGTTTTACCAAACTCAAGAAATTACAAGCTTTATGGCTTTCAGACAACCAG TCCAAACCATTGATACCTCTACAGACTGATTGGGATGAGTACTACCAGCACAgagttttgacatgttttatgTTTCCACAGCAACCAAGAATACATGATGATG ACATCTATTTCAGTGATGGTGAAAGTTTTCATCCTTCACTTTGGGAAGAAGAAAGACgtacaaaaacacaaattatGTTTGATGTACGAGAGTCAGACTCGGAGGTGGGTCGATCTAAGAATAAA CATAATTTTAAGAGAACACCAACACCCTATCCCAAGGAAGCTTACAAAACTAGGAAATATGTACAAGCCAATGGTGATGTAAGAGACACTGTGAATGGACATGCAATAAACAGATCATCTGGTTATTCAGGGGAG TCGCATCATAAAGTGGGTTCCCGTGATATGTCTCTGGGACCTGATATCAAGATACGAGAAGCTAAAGTGACCAAACCAGGGAAGCCAGCATCATCACCATTACATGACAGACATTATCTATTTAAAGCAGACAAG GAGAAACGTGCCAAAGACAAAGCAAGAATACGAAGAAACTCACGAGACAGTACAGGTACTGATGTAGACAGTGACTCTTCACCATCTAGGAGTTTAATGAGTAGTCCTAACTCATCACCTACAAGAAAACCAGATGTG ATGATAAATAGTGTTCTGAATAGCCAAAACACAAAAGAAGACATGGAGCTTATGGTGGCTCCAAAACAACCTACTGTTACAGCACCACCACTCAGAGACAGTCCGAGTCCAGACAGTGGGAAGGGTAGTCCAGGTGAAAGGTCACCACTGACTTCAACCTCACCTATGGATAGTAGTCCAGTACGAACCATGCCAGATGGTAGTCCTGTCAGAAGTCTACCTGACGGTTCATCTACAAAATCACCTACAAGTCCAACAAAAGTACTACCTCCACCAAGTGGAAGCCCAGCTAAAGTGCCAGTTATCTTTGAAGAAAATGTGCCTTCAATGTTACCTACAGCAAAATCAAGCCCTTCAAAATTGACTGATAAATCTCCTAGCAATGTGTTGCCACCGCCACCAGGAAGTCCAAGCAAGGTGTTGCCTAGCTACCATGAAACAGTTGCCAAGAAACAGGAATCTCCCAAGAAAACATCAGAGCCAGCTTCAGTTCAGAAAATTAGAAATACAAAGAGTGATTCACTTGAAAGAGTTGAAAGACCATCAAGGGAAGATATGCCAGAAAGACCACAGACTCTCGACATTGTTAATAGAAATAGTCTTTCTAATGAAAAGATTCAACATGACAAACATATACATGATTTGAGAATAGAAAATAATGCAAGGACTAATATTGAAAATTATGGAAGTTATTCTAGAACTAGTACACCAGAGAGAACTATTCTGGGAGAAAGTGATGGTCGTACTCCTGATAGTCCCGATGTTCAAATGAATAGCTATGCAGAAACTTATCTGAAAGACAAACCACTACCAAATTATCCAGACAGAAAAATGGGAATGAAACCATTCCCTCCTCCCGGCTATCATACCATTGATGGGAAAAGAAGCTCACCCTCACCTCGGACTAGAACTTCTGGATATGCAAGCGATACTAGATCAGGGTATGGGAGTGACCGGGAAAGATCCGGATATTCCCCAAGATATCCTGGATATGTTGAGAGAGACAGATCAGGTTATTTAAGTGATAGAGAAAGGACAGGTTACTATAGTGATAGAGAACGAACTGGTTACTATAGTGACAGGGATAGGTCTGGTTACCAAAGTGACAGAGAAAGAATTGCATATTACAATAGCATTAGGGAAAAAGACAGTCCTGGTTACTATAGTGACAGAGAAGGGAGGTCAGGTTACTATAGTGACAGAGATAAACGTTCAGGTTATATGAGTGACATGGATCGCCCTGTTTATAGACCACCACAGAATGGAAGTCCTTATGCACAAAACTCTCCGCAACAAAGAGCACCTATAAGGAATTATGGACAAATTTTGAATAGACTTGATAATGTGAATATGAGAGCGAGAAGTCCTCAGCCTGCGTCACCTCTAGCTAGGAGGGAAGACGGCAGTGAACATCGTCCTATCCCTTCCTACGAACAAGCCATGAGAACCAGACAAAACTCACCTGGTGACTGGAGACAACCTGGCATAGGACATGGAGACAGACACAAAAACCCTGTGGGGTATGCAAGTGATAATGAACTCATGTACCAG GATATGTCTAGACAGTCATCACCATCCAGACTACAAGAAGCACAGGCTTATAAAAATGATCTAAGACTCAGAATGATGAAACAAAGACATTTACTGGAT GTGGATGATATGCCCAGTGAACCAGGTAGTGATGATGTGTTCACATCACCGTACAGAACTGAACAACTACCCATGTTTATCAGAAGTCCACAGCAGCAACGATATCCAG GTGAAGGGAGTCCAAAGCCAGGTAGAAGacaaccaccatcaccaccattacGTACAACACCCATCAGACCACAACCATACTTTGGTGAACTGAGCCCAAGATTGTCACCCAGGAATTCACCCAGAAGCTCACCTAGGAACTCACCAAGACTAAGATCCAAACAAATACATCTT AGAACATTGGAGTTTGTGATAGCTAAGAATCCTGGACTAGGGTTCAGCATAGCTGGTGGACTTGGCTCACAAGGCAATCCATACAGACCTAATGATATG GGAATCTTTGTCACCAAAATCCAACCAGAGGGTCCAGCAGCAGGTCTGATTTTCCCCGGAGACAAGATCCTAGAAGTGAATGGAATTGACTTTACCGATGTGGCTCACCAGGAAGCCGTGGCTATCCTGAAAACCAGTAATCCTGTAGCTCTGCTTATCAATAGAGAGGACAGGTAG